The sequence AGGCCTTCAGCGCGGCTTCCAGCACGTCGAGCGCTTCGGCGAAGGTGGCGTCGTCGATGGTCAGCGGCGCCAGGAAGCGGATCACGTTCGAGTAGACGCCGCAGGTCAGCAGGATCAGGCCGCGCTTGAGCGCCTCGACCTGCACCTTCTTGGCGAAGTCGGCATCGGGTTCGTCGCCGCCGGCCTTGTTGAACTCGACCGCGACCATGAAGCCCAGGCCGCGCACGTCGGCGATCTGCGGCACGGCGCCCTTGAGGCTGTTCAGCTTTTCCTTGAGCGCGGCGCCGAGGCGGTCGGCGCGTTCGTTCAGCTTCTCTTCCTCGATCACCTCGAGTACCGCCAGCGCGGCGGCGATCGCCAGCGGGCTGCCGGCGTAGGTGCCGCCGAGGCCGCCGGGCGCCGGCGCATCCATCAGCTCGGCGCGGCCGGTGACGGCGGACAGCGGGAAGCCGCCGGCCAGGCTCTTGGCCATGGTCATCAGATCGGGCTTCACGTCGTAGTGTTCCATCGCGAAGGTCTTGCCGGTCCGGGCGAAGCCGGTCTGGATCTCGTCGGCGATCAAGAGGATGCCGTGCTCGTCGCAGATGCGGCGCAGGCCGGCCATGAATTCCTTCGGCGCGACGTAGAAGCCGCCCTCGCCCTGCACCGGCTCGAGGATGATGGCCGCGACGCGCTTGGGATCGATGTCGGCCTTGAACAGCGTCTGCAGCGCCTTGAGCGAGTCGTCGACGCTGACGCCGTGCAGCGGGATCGGGTACGGCGCGTGGTAGACGTCGGCCGGCATCGGGCCGAAGTTGAGCTTGTAGGGGTTGACCTTGCCGGTCAGCGCCATGCCCATCATGGTGCGGCCGTGGAAGGCGCCCGAGAAGGCGATCACACCGCTGCGGCCGGTGGCGGCGCGGGCGATCTTGATGGCGTTCTCGACCGCTTCGGCACCGGTGGTGAAGAAGGCGGTCTTCCTGGCGCCGTCGATCGGGACGATCCCGTTCAGCGTCTCGGCCAGCTTCACGTAGCCCTCGTAGGGCACCACCTGGTAGCAGGTGTGGCTGAAGGCATCGAGCTGGGCGGCGACGGCGGCGGTGATCTTGGGGTGGCGGTGGCCGGTGTTCAGCACGGCGATGCCGGCGGCGAAGTCGATGAAGCGGCGGCCTTCGGCATCCCACAGCAGGCTGTTTTCGGCCCGTTCGACGAAGAAGTCGCCCAGTACGCCGACCCCGCGCGGAGTGGCGGCGAGACGGCGGGCGTGGAGATCGGCGTTGCTGGACATGTCGGGAATCCTCTTGGGCGGCAGGGGTGGAATGCGCGAATTTAAACATAAGCGATGAATAAATTCACCACTCACGATGAATAAATTCATCGCGCTGCAGTGCAGCATCAAGCCACTGATTCCAAATGGATAAGGGCGGCTCGCGCCGCCCTTCGTTCCGCACCGCGGGGCCGCGCCGACGCGCGGCCCACCCGGTCGCCTCAGTGCTTGAGCATCACGTGGCGCACGCAGGAATAGTCTTCCAGCGCATACATCGACATGTCCTTGCCGTAGCCCGACTTCTTCATGCCGCCGTGCGGCATCTCGCTGACCAGCATGAAGTGGGTGTTGATCCAGGTGCAGCCGTACTGCAGCCGAGCCGCGACCTGCATGGCGCGCGAGACGTCGCGGGTCCAGACCGAGGAGGCCAGGCCGTAGTCCGAGTCGTTGGCCCAGCGCACCGCCTCGGCGGCGTCGTCGAAGCGCGTCACCGACACCACCGGGCCGAACACCTCGCGCCGCACGATCTCGTCGTCCTGGCGCGCGCCGGCGATCACCGTCGGCTCGTAGAAGAAGCCGCGGCCGCCGCCGAGCTTGCCGCCGGCGGTGACCTCGATATGCGACTGCGCCGCGGCGCGCTCGACGAAGCTGGCGACGCGGTTGCGCTGGCGTTCCGAGATCAGCGGGCCCATCTCGACGCCTTCGAGATGCTGGTCGCCGAAGCGGATGGTCGAGACCGCCGCCGACAGGTCGGCCACCAGCCTGTCGT is a genomic window of Chitinimonas koreensis containing:
- a CDS encoding 4-aminobutyrate--2-oxoglutarate transaminase; the protein is MSSNADLHARRLAATPRGVGVLGDFFVERAENSLLWDAEGRRFIDFAAGIAVLNTGHRHPKITAAVAAQLDAFSHTCYQVVPYEGYVKLAETLNGIVPIDGARKTAFFTTGAEAVENAIKIARAATGRSGVIAFSGAFHGRTMMGMALTGKVNPYKLNFGPMPADVYHAPYPIPLHGVSVDDSLKALQTLFKADIDPKRVAAIILEPVQGEGGFYVAPKEFMAGLRRICDEHGILLIADEIQTGFARTGKTFAMEHYDVKPDLMTMAKSLAGGFPLSAVTGRAELMDAPAPGGLGGTYAGSPLAIAAALAVLEVIEEEKLNERADRLGAALKEKLNSLKGAVPQIADVRGLGFMVAVEFNKAGGDEPDADFAKKVQVEALKRGLILLTCGVYSNVIRFLAPLTIDDATFAEALDVLEAALKA